GCTGGGATGATTGAACCGTGAACGGCGATTAAATATTTACCGGGATAAAACACCGGACCCCGGTCCCGTTTAAAGCATCAGCATGAGTTGTATCATATGCAATTGAAACTATTCATCGGCACAAGCGGGTACTCCTACAGTCACTGGAAGGAGACGTTTTACCCGCCCGACACCAAACCGCGCGATTATCTCGCGTATTACGCCACCCGGTTCAACAGCGTCGAGCTCAACGTGACCTTCTACCATTTGCCGCAGATAAAAACATTTGCGGGCTGGCACGACAAAACGCCGGAAGATTTCCGGTTTGTCATTAAGGGCTCGCGGTATATCACGCATGTCAGGCGGTTGATTGACATAGAGGAGCCGCTGACAAGGTTTTTCAGCAACGCGGCACCGCTGTCCGAAAAGCTCCTCGGCGTTCTGTGGCAGTTCCCGCAACCGTTTGCGCTGAACATTGAACGGCTGCGGCGGTTCGCTGACCTCCTGGCAAAACACCGCTGTTTCCACAGT
The window above is part of the Chitinivibrionales bacterium genome. Proteins encoded here:
- a CDS encoding DUF72 domain-containing protein is translated as MQLKLFIGTSGYSYSHWKETFYPPDTKPRDYLAYYATRFNSVELNVTFYHLPQIKTFAGWHDKTPEDFRFVIKGSRYITHVRRLIDIEEPLTRFFSNAAPLSEKLLGVLWQFPQPFALNIERLRRFADLLAKHRCFHSFEFRHPSWFCEETYALLRSHNMNLCIAHSGRYETAFEQTSDFVYLRFHGGQELYGSEYSEKELMEWAALARRWLGRSKFLCAFFNNDYHGYAVKNARQLREYLENVKG